The Apodemus sylvaticus chromosome 5, mApoSyl1.1, whole genome shotgun sequence genome has a segment encoding these proteins:
- the LOC127684398 gene encoding olfactory receptor 4C15-like — protein MVNQSHVTEFILLGLSQNSKVQKILFVIFLLIYCATISGNMIIVVTIIYSPALLGSPMYFFLIFLSLLDACTSSSVTPKMIVDFFYERKTISFECCMTQLFAFHFFGGMEVILLSAMAYDRYVAICKPLHYTSIMTRALCGFLVMLSCAGGFLHSIIQIIFTLQLPFCGPNVIDHYLCDLFPLLKLACTNTHIFLILVFANSGSICLIIFSILLISYGVILFSLRAHSSEGRLKALSTCASHITVVLLFFMSCVLIYARPTAFSSEKHALIFATIVTPLLNPMVYTFRNKEMKNAMRKLWKRWIVVSDGY, from the coding sequence ATGGTAAACCAGAGCCATGTCACTGAATTCATTCTACTTGGACTTTCACAAAACTCCAAAGTTCAGAAAATAttgtttgttatatttttgttgaTATATTGTGCAACTATTTCGGGCAACATGATAATTGTGGTGACCATCATCTACAGCCCTGCACTGCTGGGctctcccatgtacttcttcttGATATTCTTGTCCTTACTGGATGCATGCACTTCTTCCAGTGTCACACCAAAGATGATTGTAGACTTCTTCTATGAGAGGAAGACCATCTCCTTTGAATGTTGTATGACACAACTCTTTGCTTTCCACTTCTTTGGTGGGATGGAGGTGATTCTCCTTTCtgccatggcctatgaccgctatgtggctatTTGCAAGCCTCTTCACTACACTTCCATCATGACCCGGGCACTCTGTGGCTTTTTGGTGATGTTGTCTTGTGCAGGGGGATTCTTACATTCAATCATACAAATTATCTTCACTTTGCAGCTGCCCTTCTGTGGACCCAATGTCATTGATCATTATCTGTGTGACTTGTTTCCATTACTGAAGCTTgcctgcacaaacacacacatatttctcaTTTTGGTGTTTGCCAATAGTGGTTCTATCTGCCTAATAATCTTCTCAATTTTGCTTATCTCCTATGGGGTCATCTTGTTCTCTCTGAGAGCTCACAGTTCTGAAGGGCGACTTAAAGCTCTCTCTACCTGTGCATCCCACATTAcagttgtgcttttgttttttatgtcaTGTGTTTTAATATATGCTCGACCtactgccttctcttctgaaaaACACGCTCTTATATTTGCCACCATTGTAACACCACTTCTGAATCCTATGGTGTACACTTTCAGGAATAAGGAAATGAAGAATGCTATGAGGAAACTGTGGAAGAGGTGGATAGTGGTTTCTGATGgctattaa